The following proteins come from a genomic window of Lachnoclostridium phytofermentans ISDg:
- a CDS encoding DnaD domain-containing protein, whose product MSKISFFSTTDAGITVISNRFLDEYMPRANGTFVKIYLYLLRCFQDPSLETSLSYLAEKLDETEKDIERAIRYWEKEQLLIITRAANRQITAITFTFPSNDNLNTEETLPSITQEVMEQTAVTEAAAKEQDNSKATTIHKPNYSEAQIKALTEMEEVKWIMNTVERLLERLLKSTDVQLILFLYESVGFSAELIFYLYEYCVSKNKRSASYIETVAISWAEEGIDTVEKADAATLSYNNNYNSINKAFGLNRAPGTIEKKFMHRWFHEFCFDINIIEEACNRTMLATGKPDFKYADKILENWYKKGVTCDADIVKLDEAHAKQSALSAANKQAASTKQPTANNRFNAFPQRKYSEEDFLSMEQRLLNNRS is encoded by the coding sequence ATGAGTAAAATTTCTTTCTTTTCAACCACAGATGCAGGAATCACTGTAATTTCCAATAGATTTTTAGATGAATACATGCCACGTGCCAATGGTACCTTCGTAAAAATATATCTCTATCTACTTCGTTGTTTTCAGGATCCTTCCTTAGAAACTTCACTTTCTTACTTGGCTGAAAAATTAGATGAGACCGAAAAGGATATTGAACGTGCAATCCGTTATTGGGAAAAGGAGCAATTGCTTATTATAACTAGGGCAGCAAATCGTCAAATAACTGCTATAACATTTACTTTTCCATCCAACGATAATCTAAATACAGAGGAAACTTTGCCTTCTATCACACAAGAGGTTATGGAGCAGACAGCAGTAACAGAGGCAGCAGCGAAAGAACAGGATAATTCAAAAGCAACTACCATTCATAAACCAAACTACTCCGAGGCACAGATCAAAGCGCTTACTGAGATGGAAGAAGTGAAGTGGATTATGAATACAGTAGAACGATTGTTAGAGCGTTTATTAAAATCAACTGACGTTCAATTAATTCTGTTTTTATATGAAAGCGTTGGATTTTCCGCTGAATTAATCTTTTATCTCTATGAGTACTGCGTATCAAAGAATAAAAGGAGTGCAAGCTATATCGAGACGGTAGCGATTTCCTGGGCAGAAGAAGGAATTGACACTGTTGAAAAAGCTGATGCTGCAACACTTTCTTACAACAATAATTATAATTCCATCAACAAGGCATTTGGTTTAAATAGAGCTCCAGGAACTATTGAAAAAAAGTTTATGCATCGTTGGTTTCATGAGTTTTGCTTTGATATTAATATTATAGAGGAAGCTTGTAATCGTACCATGTTAGCAACAGGGAAACCAGACTTTAAATATGCTGACAAAATACTTGAGAACTGGTATAAAAAGGGAGTCACCTGCGACGCTGATATTGTAAAATTAGATGAAGCACATGCAAAACAATCCGCCCTTTCCGCAGCGAATAAACAAGCTGCATCCACAAAACAACCTACTGCAAACAACCGATTTAATGCATTTCCTCAAAGAAAGTACTCCGAAGAGGATTTTCTCTCAATGGAGCAACGTCTTTTAAATAATCGTTCATAA